A portion of the Cellulophaga algicola DSM 14237 genome contains these proteins:
- a CDS encoding tol-pal system YbgF family protein encodes MTLANIGFCYSQIGDGIQSKTYYERTLKEFPESELARAALKMIASVEKNGQE; translated from the coding sequence ATGACATTAGCTAATATAGGTTTTTGCTATTCTCAAATTGGCGATGGCATACAATCTAAAACATATTATGAAAGAACTTTAAAAGAATTTCCAGAAAGTGAATTAGCACGAGCGGCATTAAAAATGATAGCTTCCGTGGAGAAAAACGGACAAGAGTAA